GCGACCGAGAAGCGCCTCGCCCAGATGGGAATCACCACCCTGGGCGAGCTGGCCCGCGCGGACGTGTGCGCGCTGGAGCGCGCGTTCGGGGTGCTGGGACCGCGCATGGCCCAGCGGGCGGCCGGGCTCGAGAGGAGCCCCGTGAGCGCTGCGGCGGCGCCCGACGAAGTCAAGTCCGTCTCGAACGAGCGCACCTTCGAGCACGACCTCACGAGCGAGGCGGAGGTGCACGCCGCCGTGCGCCACATCGCCTCCCTCGTGGGACGGCGCCTGCGCAAGAGGGGGCTCCGGGGCTCGACCGTCACCCTCAAGCTCAAGTACGACGCCCTGAGCGGGCGCTCCGCGCAGAGGGCGCTCGCGCACCCGACCGACGACGAGCGCGTCTTCGGGGCGGTGGCGGTGGAGCTCGCGGGCGAGCTCTGGCACGAGGGCGCCCCCGTGCGCCTTCTGGGCGTGGGGGTCTCGGGCTTCGACGCGAGGCGGCCCGAACAGCTCGAGCTGTTCGGCGCGGGTGAGCCAGGCGCGCCGGAGGGCGAAGGTGGCTCGGCGCTGGGCCGCGTCACCGACGAGCTGCGCGAGCGCTTTGGCGACGACGCCGTGAGCTATGGGCGCGACCTGCGCTTCCGGGGACGCACGTCGGACACCACGCCCATGAACAAAAGCGACTTCTAGGCACCGGGGCTACGCGTCGCCGTTCGCGCCCGCAAGGTCCAGCTCGACGCGGTCGGCGTCGCCCCAGAGGCTCTCGAGGCGATAGAAGGCGCGGGCCTCGGGCTGGAACACGTGGACGACCACGGAGCCGTAGTCCAGGAGCACCCAGGAGAGCTGGGCGCGGCCCTCGCACGAGAGGGGCGAGACGGCGCAGTTCGCGTGCACGCGCTCGCGCACCTCGTCGACGATGGCGTCGACCTGCCGGGCGGTCGCGCCCGTGCAGATGAGGAAGTAGTCGCAGACGTCGGTCTTGGACGAGAGGTCGAGCAGGACGATGTCGGCGGCCTTCTTGGCGTCGGCGGCGAGCGCGGCGACGCGCGCGAGCTCGAGCGGGGTTTGGGGCATGAGGTCTCCTTGCTAGCGTGTGCGCGCGCGACCTGCCGCGAGCGCGTTGTATATGTCGATGCTACCCGGATAGAGGTAGCGACCCTCCTCGAGGACGTAGACGATTCCCCCCACAAACGAGCTCCAGAACACGTCATCGAGAGGGGCCGCGCCCACGAGAGCGCGCGTCTTCTCGATTCCGGGAGCCGGTGGCCTGAGGGGCTCGATGCCGTCCGCGACGAAGAGGACCTCGTCGAGGGGAGACATCTCGGGCGCCGCCGTGGTGTGCACCGCGATCGCATGCCAGACCTCGTCGGGGAGCTCGGGATAGCGGGCGGGCAGCTCGCGCGCGGCCACGATCCCGTGCAGAAGCGGTCGGACGAGGCCGAGGTCCACGCCCATCTCCACGCCCAGCCGCCGCGCACGGGCCACGAGCTCGTCCTCGGCGACGACCTTGTCCCAGTCGTGCAGGATGCCGGCGACGCGGGCCCAGAGCGGGTCGACCCCGTAGGTCAGCGCGAGGTCCTCGGCCGTGCGCGCCACGGAGAGCGAGTGCGCGAGACGGCACGGCTTGGGGGCGAGCTGGGCCTTCAGGTCCGCCTCGAGGCGCGCCACGAGGGCGCGCTCCTGCGCCGTGTAGAGCCCCCCGTCCTCCCCCGCCATCAGGACCACGCCCCGCCGCCGCAGATGCGCGGCACGGCCTGCGCCCCGTACAGTCCGTGCTTGTGGAGGTAGCCGGTGACGGGGGCGGGCGTGAGGTAGCGCAGGCTCTGCCCGGCCCCCACGCGCTCGCGCAGGTGGCTCGACGAGATGGCGAGCGCCGGGACCGAGAGGTACGTGACATCGAACGCGACCCCGGAGGCCTCCACCACGTCCCAGGCGCGGTCGAGGTCGTAGCCGGGGCGCGTGGCCGCCACGAGGTGCGCGAGGCGGGCGATGTCAGCGGCGTCGCGCCACCCGACGATCTCGGTGATCGCGTCGGTGCCCGTGATGAAGTAGAACTCCACGTTGTCCGGATAGGCCTTCCTGAGCAGGCGTAGCGTGTCGGCGGTGTAGGTGACGCCCGCGCGGTCAACCTCGAAGCGCGAGGCCACGAAGTGGGGGTTGTCCGCCGTGGCGAGCAGCGTCATGGCGTAGCGGTCCTCCCCCGGGCTCACGTCGCGGTCGAGCTTGAAGGCCGGGCGCCCAGCGGGCATGAAGACCACGAGGTCGAGGTCGAGGTCGCAGTAGGCCTGCTCGGCGGCCACGAGGTGACCGTTGTGGATGGGGTCGAACGTGCCCCCCATGACGCCGAGCCGATAGGTCCTGCCCTCATCGCCGCCCAGGATGGGAAGGTCGAGGTCGCGCAGGGCCTGGGCGTCCACGCTCATCGGATTTGCCCCTCCCCGCGTATAAGGTACTTGGTCGTGGTGAGCGCGCGGGCGCCCATGGGCCCTCGGGCGTGGAGCTTCTGGGTCGAGATGCCGATCTCCCCGCCCAGGCCGAAGATGCCTCCGTCGGTGAAGCGCGTCGAGGCATTGGCGTAGACCGCCGAAGCGTCCACGCGCGCGAGAAACGCCTCGCAGGCGGCGTAGGACTCGCTCACGATGGCCTCGGAGTGACCCGTCCCGTAGCGATTGATGTGCGCCACGGCGTCGTCGAGGCCACCCACGCAGGCAACGGACATCTTGAGGTCCAGGTACTCCCGGCCCCAGTCATCGGTCGTGGCGAAGCTCATGGCAACCCCGCAGGAGGCGGCCACGGCGCACGCGCGCGCGTCGCCCACGAGCTCGACGCCGCGCTCGGACAGGCGACGCAGGACGGGGGGCAGGAGGCGCTCGGCGGCGGGCTCGTCCACGAGCAGGGACTCGGCGGCGTTGCACACGCCGGGCCTCGAGCACTTGGCGTTCTCCACGATACGTGCGGCCTTCTCGGGGTCGGCGGCCTCATGCAGGTAGATGTGGCAGTTGCCCGTTCCCGTCTGGATCGTGGGCACCGTGGCGTTCTCCACGCAGAAGCGTATGAGCGAGGCGCCGCCACGGGGTATGAGCACGTCGACGAGGCCGGTCGCGCCGATGAGCTCGCGCGTGGCGGTGTGGGAGGCGTCGTCGGAGACGTACTGGAGGGCGTCCGCGGGCAGTCCGGAGGCGCCGAGCGCCGAGCGGCAGGCGTCGGCGAGGGCCGCGCAGGACTCCTGGGCTGCCGAGCCCCCCTTGAGCA
This is a stretch of genomic DNA from Thermophilibacter immobilis. It encodes these proteins:
- the yqeK gene encoding bis(5'-nucleosyl)-tetraphosphatase (symmetrical) YqeK, which translates into the protein MAGEDGGLYTAQERALVARLEADLKAQLAPKPCRLAHSLSVARTAEDLALTYGVDPLWARVAGILHDWDKVVAEDELVARARRLGVEMGVDLGLVRPLLHGIVAARELPARYPELPDEVWHAIAVHTTAAPEMSPLDEVLFVADGIEPLRPPAPGIEKTRALVGAAPLDDVFWSSFVGGIVYVLEEGRYLYPGSIDIYNALAAGRARTR
- a CDS encoding glutamate-5-semialdehyde dehydrogenase; translated protein: MSEARTKAALAHAVAAELGRASRARRSKAIARAGRTIIERAGQILAANGRDLARAREAHMPEPLLDRLMLDEGRLAAIASSLDEIAAQDDPLGLVVGGRTLDSGLRVEQVTVPLGVVAIVYEARPNVTADAFALCLRAGDACVLKGGSAAQESCAALADACRSALGASGLPADALQYVSDDASHTATRELIGATGLVDVLIPRGGASLIRFCVENATVPTIQTGTGNCHIYLHEAADPEKAARIVENAKCSRPGVCNAAESLLVDEPAAERLLPPVLRRLSERGVELVGDARACAVAASCGVAMSFATTDDWGREYLDLKMSVACVGGLDDAVAHINRYGTGHSEAIVSESYAACEAFLARVDASAVYANASTRFTDGGIFGLGGEIGISTQKLHARGPMGARALTTTKYLIRGEGQIR
- the dinB gene encoding DNA polymerase IV encodes the protein MGAGSPFTWEGPAIGLLDLDAFFASVEQLDHPSWRGKPVIVGGSSSKRGVVSTASYEARRFGVHSAMPSFTAERLCPDAIWTQGNYARYREMSDAVMALVDAETPLVQQVSIDEAFFDVTPGRFSRESPVEICRRLQERVSELGVTCSIGLGTSKTVAKVASEREKPRGLTVVFPGTERAFLAPLGVGAMSGVGSATEKRLAQMGITTLGELARADVCALERAFGVLGPRMAQRAAGLERSPVSAAAAPDEVKSVSNERTFEHDLTSEAEVHAAVRHIASLVGRRLRKRGLRGSTVTLKLKYDALSGRSAQRALAHPTDDERVFGAVAVELAGELWHEGAPVRLLGVGVSGFDARRPEQLELFGAGEPGAPEGEGGSALGRVTDELRERFGDDAVSYGRDLRFRGRTSDTTPMNKSDF
- the nadD gene encoding nicotinate-nucleotide adenylyltransferase codes for the protein MSVDAQALRDLDLPILGGDEGRTYRLGVMGGTFDPIHNGHLVAAEQAYCDLDLDLVVFMPAGRPAFKLDRDVSPGEDRYAMTLLATADNPHFVASRFEVDRAGVTYTADTLRLLRKAYPDNVEFYFITGTDAITEIVGWRDAADIARLAHLVAATRPGYDLDRAWDVVEASGVAFDVTYLSVPALAISSSHLRERVGAGQSLRYLTPAPVTGYLHKHGLYGAQAVPRICGGGAWS
- the rsfS gene encoding ribosome silencing factor, whose product is MPQTPLELARVAALAADAKKAADIVLLDLSSKTDVCDYFLICTGATARQVDAIVDEVRERVHANCAVSPLSCEGRAQLSWVLLDYGSVVVHVFQPEARAFYRLESLWGDADRVELDLAGANGDA